Proteins encoded within one genomic window of Balneolaceae bacterium:
- a CDS encoding DUF5916 domain-containing protein — translation MNTKKSWLLNKNLTRSNAASFAGSKVKTCFAIFFIFSILLPADLLSQNRIKKEIRALRLENTEKFIFDGKVDEEFWKRVPAATGFRQQEPNEGDPATEKTEVRIAYDDEYLYMGVILYDSDPSRIKATQRRRDVRIVADERFTWFFDTFNDQRNAYFMEVNPNALRTDGLITTGQGQSINLNWDGIWDAKATINEIGWTTEIKIPFRSLNFDPESDTWGVNFMRVIRRKSETVLWTGYQRNQGIDRPQDGGLLTGLTGMSQGLGLEVKPFGILTGNEQKLAEGDETDTDLDGGLDINYSITPSLKASLTFNTDFAEAEVDQRIVNLTRFAVQFPEQRDFFLEGSNIYEFAPASRVNPYFSRRIGLQEGQPIPITYGARLLGNSGPYNLAFLHVRTGEQRDIRPENFSVARVKRNIGSESTIGMIYTRRATDGDRSGELELQDRHTIGADLELSTSTFREDKNLQFQAFFVYHNSPLANDDTSEFWDRTTRGFRINYPNQPWAGLMSYREFGDAYNPAVGFTPRNAFRRFQPSISYSPQFPESDVFQQVEWEIRFEHLTDLDFELLTQEIRFTLFNISFMSGDEMAFDISRNYERLEFPFDIRRDNSIIIPVDDYVTWTASAELQTASYRKVSFGAEFESGGFWSGTRTQYGLNLSLRPFTGLELTPEYVRTDVDLAEGSFSTDLFRFEANMDFTNSLFFTTNIQYDNLSQLLATNNRLRWIITPGSDLYLVYNHNWLEEDQLSRFRTLQRSGAIKISYTHRF, via the coding sequence TTGAACACTAAAAAATCCTGGTTGCTCAACAAAAATCTAACACGTAGCAACGCTGCTTCATTTGCGGGTAGTAAAGTAAAAACCTGTTTTGCCATATTTTTCATATTCTCGATCCTGTTACCTGCAGATCTACTCTCTCAGAACCGTATAAAAAAAGAGATACGAGCTCTGCGTCTGGAAAATACCGAGAAGTTTATTTTTGATGGAAAAGTAGATGAAGAGTTTTGGAAACGCGTTCCCGCAGCCACCGGCTTTCGGCAGCAGGAACCCAATGAGGGAGATCCGGCCACCGAGAAGACCGAAGTGCGAATTGCTTACGATGACGAGTACCTATACATGGGCGTCATATTGTATGACAGCGATCCGTCCAGGATTAAAGCGACCCAAAGACGCAGAGATGTACGAATTGTAGCTGATGAACGGTTTACCTGGTTTTTTGATACGTTCAACGATCAGCGCAACGCCTATTTCATGGAGGTAAATCCCAATGCTCTTCGAACCGACGGGCTCATCACTACGGGTCAGGGGCAATCCATTAATCTAAATTGGGATGGAATTTGGGATGCGAAAGCCACCATTAACGAAATTGGCTGGACTACAGAGATTAAAATTCCATTCCGATCACTCAACTTCGATCCCGAAAGTGATACCTGGGGAGTGAATTTTATGCGTGTGATTCGACGAAAAAGTGAAACGGTTCTGTGGACCGGATATCAACGAAACCAGGGAATTGACCGGCCACAGGATGGCGGATTACTTACAGGACTTACCGGAATGTCTCAGGGTTTGGGACTGGAGGTAAAACCATTTGGAATCCTAACCGGCAACGAACAAAAACTTGCCGAAGGTGACGAAACCGATACCGATCTGGACGGAGGACTGGATATCAACTACAGTATCACCCCCAGCCTGAAAGCCTCCCTTACATTCAATACCGATTTTGCTGAAGCCGAAGTGGATCAGCGTATTGTAAATTTAACACGATTTGCTGTTCAGTTTCCCGAACAGCGAGACTTCTTCCTGGAGGGCTCCAACATCTACGAATTTGCACCGGCAAGCAGGGTAAATCCATATTTCAGCCGCAGAATTGGATTGCAGGAAGGGCAGCCCATTCCAATTACCTATGGAGCGCGGCTGCTTGGCAACTCCGGTCCCTATAACCTCGCTTTTCTGCATGTTCGCACAGGTGAACAGCGTGACATCCGTCCTGAAAATTTTTCGGTTGCCCGGGTCAAGCGGAATATCGGCAGCGAAAGTACTATAGGCATGATTTATACCCGGCGGGCCACAGATGGAGATAGAAGTGGAGAACTTGAGTTACAGGATCGCCATACAATCGGAGCCGACCTGGAGTTGAGTACTTCTACCTTCAGGGAAGATAAAAATCTTCAGTTTCAGGCGTTTTTTGTCTATCACAACTCTCCCCTGGCAAACGATGATACTTCTGAATTTTGGGATCGAACCACCCGTGGGTTTCGTATAAATTATCCGAATCAACCCTGGGCAGGCCTGATGTCTTACCGGGAATTTGGAGATGCATACAACCCGGCCGTTGGGTTTACACCCAGAAATGCCTTTCGCCGTTTTCAGCCCTCAATCTCATATTCACCACAATTCCCGGAAAGTGATGTTTTTCAGCAGGTGGAATGGGAAATTCGGTTTGAACATCTGACAGATCTTGATTTTGAGCTGCTAACCCAGGAAATACGATTTACTCTTTTTAATATCTCGTTCATGAGTGGTGACGAGATGGCTTTTGATATTTCAAGAAATTACGAGCGACTGGAGTTTCCGTTCGATATCCGGCGGGACAATTCTATCATTATCCCTGTTGATGATTACGTAACCTGGACGGCCTCTGCCGAACTACAAACAGCTTCATACAGGAAAGTGTCTTTCGGAGCCGAGTTTGAATCGGGTGGATTTTGGTCCGGTACCCGAACTCAATATGGCCTGAATCTAAGTCTTCGTCCTTTCACTGGGCTCGAACTTACCCCTGAATATGTTCGAACCGATGTAGATTTAGCTGAAGGAAGTTTTTCTACGGATCTGTTCCGGTTTGAAGCCAATATGGACTTCACCAATTCACTCTTTTTCACAACCAACATACAGTACGATAATCTAAGCCAGCTGCTTGCCACGAATAATCGCCTAAGGTGGATTATTACTCCCGGTTCAGACCTCTACCTCGTGTACAACCACAATTGGCTGGAGGAGGATCAGCTCAGCCGCTTCCGAACTCTTCAGCGAAGCGGGGCAATCAAGATTTCGTATACACATCGGTTTTAA
- a CDS encoding DUF885 family protein, giving the protein MFHILLILSILFVQSPQSTAEEQLQMIFDDHWEYSLQTNPIFATSQGDDRFNDQLPETGLDAMEENYEKSKEFLSRLHKISREELSSESRINYDIFENQLEGSIWAYELNHHLLPLNGWWDYHASFATLGDDVPLETVEDYDNYLSRLEEFPDYNGGYIERMRKGIELGIMRPQDCF; this is encoded by the coding sequence ATGTTTCATATTCTTCTCATCTTATCTATTCTTTTCGTTCAGTCTCCGCAATCCACTGCGGAGGAACAGCTTCAGATGATTTTTGATGATCACTGGGAATACAGCCTTCAGACTAATCCCATCTTTGCCACCAGCCAGGGTGATGACCGGTTTAACGATCAGCTTCCCGAAACAGGATTGGATGCGATGGAGGAGAATTACGAGAAGTCGAAAGAGTTCCTGTCTCGCTTGCATAAGATATCAAGAGAAGAGCTGAGTAGTGAGAGTCGCATCAATTACGATATTTTTGAAAATCAGCTTGAAGGTTCGATTTGGGCGTATGAATTGAACCATCATCTGCTTCCGCTGAATGGGTGGTGGGATTATCACGCTTCATTTGCAACTCTGGGCGATGATGTTCCACTTGAAACAGTGGAGGATTATGATAACTACCTGAGCCGGCTGGAGGAATTTCCTGATTATAACGGCGGCTACATCGAACGGATGAGAAAAGGAATTGAGCTGGGGATTATGCGTCCGCAAGATTGTTTTTGA
- a CDS encoding DUF885 domain-containing protein, whose protein sequence is MSWGLCVRKIVFDDYVASIEALITESSEEHRLYEPFKEFPDSFSEEEKQRLTNHAKEVVGEIVIPEYQRLRDFLVDEYIPNTTETIGITEIPGGEEYYNYLIQDHTTIDITADEVHQIGLDEVARIRGEMMEIVKSEGYGDDFDAFVEFLRTDDQFYAETPEQLLKETAYVLKTIDGKLPELFKTLPRLPYGIEPIPDYLAPRTATAYYSRGDADGTQAGTYAVNTYDLDSRPLYEIPALSLHEAVPGHHLQIALQQELEDLPKFRTTASYTAFTEGWALYAERLGEEIGMYETPYKKFGQLSYEMWRALRLVVDTGMHAKGWSREEAIQYMADNSALSLHNIRSEVNRYIFWPGQALAYKMGEIKIRELRAMAEEKLGENFDLREFHDVVLLSGSIPLNVLEGNVEKWIESVGGE, encoded by the coding sequence TTGAGCTGGGGATTATGCGTCCGCAAGATTGTTTTTGATGATTACGTGGCATCGATCGAAGCGCTGATTACCGAGTCATCGGAAGAACATCGATTGTATGAGCCGTTTAAGGAATTTCCGGACAGTTTTAGTGAGGAAGAGAAGCAGCGGCTGACGAATCACGCAAAAGAAGTGGTCGGTGAGATTGTGATTCCCGAATATCAGCGGCTGCGTGATTTTTTGGTTGATGAATACATCCCGAATACAACCGAAACGATTGGAATTACGGAAATTCCGGGTGGAGAGGAGTATTATAATTATTTGATTCAGGATCATACCACGATTGATATTACGGCTGATGAAGTCCATCAAATCGGGCTGGATGAGGTTGCACGAATTCGAGGGGAGATGATGGAGATTGTTAAATCCGAAGGCTACGGGGATGATTTTGACGCTTTCGTGGAATTCCTCCGCACGGACGATCAGTTTTACGCCGAAACACCTGAGCAGCTATTGAAGGAGACAGCTTACGTTCTGAAAACTATCGATGGGAAACTGCCGGAACTTTTTAAAACGTTGCCGCGGCTTCCCTACGGAATTGAACCGATTCCCGATTATCTTGCGCCGCGAACAGCTACGGCTTACTACAGCCGCGGAGATGCAGATGGAACCCAAGCCGGAACCTACGCCGTAAACACATATGATCTGGATAGCCGACCGCTTTACGAAATCCCAGCGCTTTCACTGCATGAAGCCGTGCCGGGTCACCATCTGCAGATTGCCCTGCAACAGGAGTTGGAGGATTTGCCCAAATTCAGAACCACAGCCAGTTATACCGCTTTTACCGAGGGTTGGGCACTCTATGCCGAACGCCTGGGAGAGGAGATCGGGATGTACGAAACGCCTTATAAAAAATTTGGTCAACTGAGTTACGAGATGTGGCGGGCTCTCCGCCTCGTGGTGGATACCGGCATGCACGCCAAAGGCTGGAGCCGCGAGGAAGCCATTCAATACATGGCAGACAATTCTGCTCTGTCACTTCATAACATCCGCTCGGAAGTCAACCGCTACATCTTCTGGCCGGGACAGGCACTGGCGTATAAAATGGGAGAAATCAAAATCCGTGAGTTGCGAGCGATGGCCGAAGAAAAACTGGGAGAGAACTTTGACCTCCGCGAATTTCACGATGTGGTTTTACTCAGTGGAAGTATTCCGTTGAATGTGTTGGAGGGGAATGTTGAGAAATGGATTGAATCAGTTGGCGGGGAGTAG
- a CDS encoding DJ-1/PfpI family protein: MGAKKILMIAGDYGEDLETMVPFQALQMVGHTVHAVCPDKKEGDQCPTAVHDFVGDQTYKETPGHNFTLNFTFDDVNPEEYDALVLPGGRAPEYLRLNEGVIEMVRHFVEEDKPIAAICHGLQILAAVGGIEGKTLTAYPACGPEMELTGANYKEVPPTEAVVDGNLVTSPAWPGHQKWLAEFLKVLGTEITHAD, encoded by the coding sequence ATGGGAGCAAAAAAAATTTTGATGATTGCAGGAGATTATGGCGAAGATCTGGAAACCATGGTTCCGTTCCAGGCACTGCAGATGGTTGGCCATACGGTTCATGCTGTTTGTCCGGACAAGAAAGAGGGAGACCAGTGCCCCACAGCCGTTCACGATTTCGTAGGAGATCAGACCTACAAGGAGACGCCCGGCCACAATTTTACATTGAATTTTACTTTCGATGATGTTAACCCGGAAGAGTATGATGCACTGGTATTGCCCGGCGGTCGCGCACCGGAATATCTGCGGCTCAATGAGGGTGTCATTGAAATGGTTCGCCATTTTGTAGAGGAAGACAAGCCTATTGCTGCCATCTGTCACGGGTTGCAAATTTTAGCTGCAGTCGGTGGTATTGAAGGGAAAACGCTGACTGCTTATCCCGCCTGCGGACCGGAGATGGAGCTAACCGGAGCCAACTATAAAGAGGTCCCGCCAACCGAAGCCGTGGTTGACGGAAACCTGGTTACTTCACCGGCCTGGCCCGGACATCAGAAATGGCTGGCTGAATTTCTAAAAGTTCTCGGAACCGAAATTACACACGCCGATTAA